The following nucleotide sequence is from Mucilaginibacter sp. cycad4.
ATGTGGATGGGAATAAAAAAGATGCACGTTTAGGAAATCCACTTAGTTCGGCAAGAGATGCTGCCGGCAATATTTATATAGCCGATGCTAACAACAATGCTATCAGGAAATTGACACCCGATGGAGCGATAACCACATTTGCCGGCAGTGAAGTTCAGGGCGCAAAAGATGGCAATGGCAGAAATGCAACTTTTAACTACCCTACCGGCCTTGTAATTGCAGCTTCAGGGAATATATATGTTGCAGATTACGGAAACCACCTAATCAGAAAGATAACTCCCAATGGTACGGTTACGACGCTGGCTGGAACAGGAAAACCCGGACATGACAACGGTACAGGACAATTGGCTTCATTTAACCTGCCCTATGGCTTAACCGTTGACAAGGCCGAAAATGTTTATGTGGCAGATTCATACAACAATTTGATCAGAAAAATTACGCCTGCCGGGGTCGTTTCGACGGTGGCCGGAATCCTTAACGGAGGTAACATCAACGGTCCGGGTGCGACTGCTGCTTTCCGGGTTCCTTACGGCATCACCATCGACTCGGAAGGAAATTTATTTATCGCGGATAAATTTAATAATAGCATAAGAAAAATTGCCACGGATAATACGGTATCAACATTTGCAACCGGCGGACTATTTTTGCCTAACAGCGTTGCGGTAGATAATTTGAACAATGTATATGCATGCGGACAAATATCATTCGTAACTAAGTTTCTTCCCTCCGGCGCACAAAGCAGCAATATTCCGCTTTCAGGCTTTTTAGAGAAAGGCTATATTGAAGGAATAGATACTGTAGCCAGGTACTCAGGTAACTTAGGCGTATCTTATGATGGTGTGGGAGGCTTACTTGTATCCGACGGATCAAATTTTGTACTACGAAAAGTGAACCTTTATGGCTATCAGGTTGAGGATAAACTACCTGAGGGACTTTCTTTAGACAGCACCGGAACAATAACAGGTACCCCAAAGGTTCTGCAAGGCGTAAAACTCTACAGAATAGCAGGCTACAATGCAGGCGGAAAGGGCGAAAACGTGGCAACCATCCAAATAGTTAAAGGCAGCCAGGTGATAACCTTTCCTCCTATACCCCGCATAACGTATGGAGACAAGGCATTGGCATTAAATGTAAGCAGCACAAATAAAACAATTCCTTTAATATACACCAACAGTGATCCCACAATAGCCAAAATCGACAAGGATAGCATTTATTTTATCAAACCGGGCAGCGTTACCATTACTGTTACCCAGCCCGGCAACGATTTATACCTTAATGCGGCGCCAGTTTCGCAGACCATCACCGTTCAAAAAGCTCCATTAACAATAGCTGCCGTTGATACAGCGAGGTTTTACAATACTGATAACCCAACTTTCAGGATCACCTACAAAGGATTTGTAAATAAAGAAAATGCAACGGTTTTAAGTGCAGCTCCGATAATAGCTAATACAGCTTCAAAAGCTTCACCTCCGGGTGATTATCCCATCACGCTAAGCGGTGCAAAAGCCGATAATTATACTATTAACTATGTCCCCGGCACTTTAAGCATCATCAATTTACCAACCATCACAGCCAATGGTTCCACTACTTTTTTTGATGGCAGTTCTGTCACGCTTTCAACAAGTACAGTCGCCGGTTATACTTATCAATGGTATAAAGACGGCGTGATCATAAAAAATGCCACCACATCAACGTTAAAAGTTACCGATGGCGGTAAATATACTGTGGCGGTTACGGTGAAATCGTTCAGGGCAACCTCTGCCGCCACTACAGTTTACACACAATTTAACTTACCCGTTAACAACTTCAAACTAACACTAAACAGTGCTGCATGTAAAGGCAGTGCTAATGGATCTGTCAATATCGAAGCAGTTCAAAAATTAAATTATACAGCTTCCTTTACAGTTAACGGCCTTACCACAACATATCCGTTTACTAAACAGCTAACCAT
It contains:
- a CDS encoding MBG domain-containing protein, with amino-acid sequence MKKLYAVLILLFVITSFSNVFAQTRITETLPKTRNIIQNLPEPAKPAAPIISYGNGLHIYEIGKPIEPLKVTNTGGAIPLTSLFSQTSTIGGNNLYGYVDGNKKDARLGNPLSSARDAAGNIYIADANNNAIRKLTPDGAITTFAGSEVQGAKDGNGRNATFNYPTGLVIAASGNIYVADYGNHLIRKITPNGTVTTLAGTGKPGHDNGTGQLASFNLPYGLTVDKAENVYVADSYNNLIRKITPAGVVSTVAGILNGGNINGPGATAAFRVPYGITIDSEGNLFIADKFNNSIRKIATDNTVSTFATGGLFLPNSVAVDNLNNVYACGQISFVTKFLPSGAQSSNIPLSGFLEKGYIEGIDTVARYSGNLGVSYDGVGGLLVSDGSNFVLRKVNLYGYQVEDKLPEGLSLDSTGTITGTPKVLQGVKLYRIAGYNAGGKGENVATIQIVKGSQVITFPPIPRITYGDKALALNVSSTNKTIPLIYTNSDPTIAKIDKDSIYFIKPGSVTITVTQPGNDLYLNAAPVSQTITVQKAPLTIAAVDTARFYNTDNPTFRITYKGFVNKENATVLSAAPIIANTASKASPPGDYPITLSGAKADNYTINYVPGTLSIINLPTITANGSTTFFDGSSVTLSTSTVAGYTYQWYKDGVIIKNATTSTLKVTDGGKYTVAVTVKSFRATSAATTVYTQFNLPVNNFKLTLNSAACKGSANGSVNIEAVQKLNYTASFTVNGLTTTYPFTKQLTIDKLTAGNYSLCITVEGKIYQQCFNVVITEPADLSVYSTVNNTLNTVNLQLNGGASYNVNLNDVVYTTTDTQITLPLTAGANKLSVTTDKLCQGIFEKIINLDERIIPYPNPFQSALNVNTGTGLINKLSVTIYNVVDGRTVYTNQYINQTGKLQMDLSALPGGVYSLNLIMDGKGKSFKILKK